AGGATTGGATTACAGTGAATAGCGAGCCCATTACTGTAAATTTATTAGAATGGAATAATGGGAAATCAATTGTAATTGGATCGGCTCAGGTTCCTGCCGGACAATATTCTCAAATACGGCTCATAATTGACGATGCAGAGGTTGTCGTAGATGGTCAGACACACAAAATAACTGTTCCCAGTGGCGTTAAGACTGGCTTAAAGCTAGGCCCGGAGTTTACTGTTGTTTCGGGCTCAACGTATGAATTGGTAGTTGATTTTGATGCTAATAGATCCATTGTAACAACAGGTCCACCAAACAATCCGAACGGTTATATTTTGAAGCCCACTGTTCGAGTTGTGCCCAAAGCTATTACAGGCTCAATTTCAGGTGTTATCGCAAATCCTCAAAATTCGGCAATCGCATATGCAATAATAGGGATGGATACTTTGACTTCATCAATAGTAGATACAACGAACGGTTCTTTTATGTTGGCCTTTTTACCAGAGGGAGTTTTCACTGTTAGTGTCAAC
This genomic stretch from candidate division KSB1 bacterium harbors:
- a CDS encoding DUF4382 domain-containing protein; translated protein: MRFLFKLLLLPITLLAGCSGDSLTSPGQTGNLKISLTDSPATYEAVNITFSEISANINEDWITVNSEPITVNLLEWNNGKSIVIGSAQVPAGQYSQIRLIIDDAEVVVDGQTHKITVPSGVKTGLKLGPEFTVVSGSTYELVVDFDANRSIVTTGPPNNPNGYILKPTVRVVPKAITGSISGVIANPQNSAIAYAIIGMDTLTSSIVDTTNGSFMLAFLPEGVFTVSVNDTTGLSFVTDNVEVIAGSNQNLGTITLQ